A DNA window from Methylocystis heyeri contains the following coding sequences:
- a CDS encoding CoA-acylating methylmalonate-semialdehyde dehydrogenase translates to MKELTHFIGGAHIKGASGRFLDGFEPMTGKIISRIPMASAEEAHAAVANAAVAQSVWAAFGPQRRARVLMKFVELVGREKHSLSELLAREHGKTVADAAAEIQRGVEAVEFAIGAPHLLKGEYSDAAGAGVDIYSMRQPLGVVAGITPFNFPAMIPMWKFGPALACGDAFVLKPSERDPGAPLRLAELMMEAGAPPGTLNVIQGDKAAVDALLGDPLVQAIGFVGSTKVAEYVFARASAAGKRAQCFGGAKNHMVVTPDADLDETTEALVGAAYGSAGERCMAISVVVPVGEATAEALANRLSARVKALKIGPSTEEDCDFGPLVSAAHLQRVKDYVALGVEEGAALLVDGRAFKLEGYENGFYMGACLFDKVSPRMRIYREEIFGPVLCILRAADYEEALALVNGHEYANGVAIFTRDGAAARDFASRVQVGMVGVNVAIPTPLAYHGFGGWKRSFFGDLNQHGPDSFRFYTRTKTVTSRWGAAGKDGGAGFLMPTMS, encoded by the coding sequence ATGAAGGAACTCACCCATTTCATCGGCGGCGCGCACATAAAAGGGGCGTCCGGCCGCTTCCTCGACGGCTTCGAGCCGATGACGGGAAAAATCATCTCGCGCATTCCCATGGCCTCGGCCGAGGAAGCCCATGCGGCTGTCGCCAATGCGGCCGTCGCCCAAAGCGTCTGGGCCGCGTTCGGCCCCCAGCGGCGCGCGCGCGTCCTCATGAAATTCGTGGAGCTCGTCGGCAGGGAAAAACACAGCCTGTCCGAATTGCTGGCGCGGGAACATGGCAAAACCGTCGCCGACGCCGCCGCCGAAATTCAGCGCGGCGTGGAGGCGGTGGAATTCGCCATCGGCGCTCCTCATCTGCTCAAAGGCGAATATTCCGACGCCGCAGGCGCGGGCGTCGACATCTACTCCATGCGCCAGCCGCTCGGCGTCGTCGCGGGAATAACGCCGTTCAATTTTCCCGCCATGATCCCGATGTGGAAATTCGGTCCCGCGCTCGCCTGCGGCGACGCCTTCGTGCTCAAGCCGTCCGAGCGCGATCCGGGTGCGCCGCTCCGTCTCGCCGAACTGATGATGGAAGCGGGCGCCCCTCCCGGAACCCTGAACGTGATCCAGGGCGACAAGGCCGCGGTGGATGCGCTTCTGGGCGACCCCTTGGTGCAGGCGATCGGCTTCGTCGGCTCCACCAAAGTGGCCGAATATGTCTTTGCCCGCGCGAGCGCTGCGGGAAAACGCGCTCAGTGTTTCGGCGGGGCCAAAAATCATATGGTGGTGACGCCCGACGCCGACCTCGACGAGACGACGGAAGCTCTGGTCGGCGCGGCCTATGGTTCAGCCGGGGAACGCTGCATGGCGATCTCGGTCGTCGTTCCGGTGGGCGAAGCCACGGCGGAAGCGTTGGCGAACCGGCTCTCCGCGCGCGTGAAAGCGCTGAAAATCGGGCCTTCGACTGAGGAAGACTGCGATTTCGGACCGCTGGTCAGCGCCGCTCATCTTCAAAGGGTGAAAGATTACGTGGCGCTCGGCGTAGAAGAAGGCGCCGCGCTTCTTGTCGACGGGCGCGCGTTCAAGCTCGAAGGTTACGAGAACGGCTTTTATATGGGCGCCTGCCTGTTCGACAAGGTGAGCCCCCGCATGCGGATCTACCGGGAGGAAATTTTCGGCCCTGTGCTCTGCATATTGCGCGCGGCGGATTACGAGGAAGCGCTCGCGCTGGTCAACGGTCACGAATACGCCAATGGCGTCGCCATATTCACGCGCGACGGCGCGGCGGCGCGCGATTTCGCTTCCCGCGTCCAGGTCGGGATGGTCGGCGTCAATGTCGCGATACCGACGCCGCTGGCCTATCACGGTTTCGGCGGCTGGAAGCGTTCCTTCTTCGGCGATCTCAACCAGCACGGGCCGGATTCCTTCCGCTTCTATACAAGAACGAAAACCGTGACCTCGAGATGGGGCGCAGCCGGCAAGGACGGCGGCGCGGGCTTCCTCATGCCGACGATGTCCTGA
- the maiA gene encoding maleylacetoacetate isomerase: protein MLLYDYHRSTAAYRVRIALELKGIAAQRKEVDLLHGEHVRADFLRVNHQGLLPALALDDGAVLTQSLAIVEYLDAIRPEPRLVPEDPVVAAQVRSVALMIACDIHPLGAPRVVAHLKERFHATEDEIGAWRRKWQLGGLEAVEEAIRPGPYCCGQDVTLADVCLMPQLYSARRFEVPLDGFPRILAVEKACEEHPAFHAAHPARRSSREQE from the coding sequence ATGCTTCTCTACGACTACCATCGCTCGACGGCCGCCTATCGGGTGCGGATCGCCCTGGAGCTGAAAGGAATTGCGGCGCAGCGCAAAGAAGTCGACCTCCTGCATGGAGAACACGTCCGCGCGGATTTTCTTCGCGTCAATCATCAGGGCCTCTTGCCCGCGCTCGCGCTCGATGATGGAGCCGTGCTGACGCAATCGCTCGCCATCGTCGAATATCTCGACGCCATCCGCCCGGAGCCGAGGCTCGTTCCAGAGGACCCGGTTGTCGCCGCGCAGGTTCGCTCCGTCGCGCTTATGATCGCCTGCGACATCCATCCGCTCGGCGCCCCCAGAGTCGTCGCTCATCTCAAAGAGCGTTTCCATGCGACCGAAGACGAGATCGGCGCATGGCGACGCAAGTGGCAGCTCGGCGGGTTGGAGGCGGTCGAGGAAGCGATCAGGCCGGGCCCATATTGTTGCGGCCAGGATGTCACCCTGGCCGACGTCTGCCTCATGCCGCAGCTCTACAGCGCACGCCGCTTCGAGGTTCCGCTCGACGGCTTTCCGCGCATCCTCGCCGTCGAGAAGGCCTGCGAGGAACATCCGGCGTTTCATGCGGCCCATCCGGCGCGCCGTTCGAGCCGCGAGCAGGAATGA
- the hppD gene encoding 4-hydroxyphenylpyruvate dioxygenase, with product MASLPREAQPGVVSEENPMGTDGFEFVEFAHSSPTELGALFELMGFAPVARHRGKKATLYRQGDVNFVLNAEPDSFAAQFARIHGPSACAMGFRVADAAEAYAKALAKGARPAPTRIGPMELNIPAIEGVGGTQIYLVDRYGDKGSIWDVDFRWTGETDPAPPGVGLVNIDHLTHNVHRGHMDHLADWYQWIFNFRQIRYFDIEGKYTGLHSRAMVSPCGKIRIPINESADEKSQIEEFLQTYKGEGIQHIACACVDIYETVSRLRGAGFEFMPSPPVSYYERIDQRLPGHGEAVDRLRELGILIDGGGASGAQPSHLLLQIFSKAMLGPIFFEFIQRKGDEGFGEGNFRALFESIEEDQLNRGVLQQASE from the coding sequence ATGGCCAGCCTGCCGCGTGAAGCCCAGCCCGGCGTCGTCTCGGAAGAAAATCCGATGGGCACGGACGGCTTCGAATTCGTCGAATTCGCGCATTCATCTCCGACCGAGCTCGGGGCGCTGTTCGAGCTGATGGGCTTTGCGCCGGTCGCCCGGCATCGCGGCAAAAAGGCTACTCTCTACCGCCAGGGCGACGTCAATTTCGTGCTCAACGCCGAACCCGACAGCTTTGCCGCGCAATTCGCGCGGATTCACGGGCCTTCCGCCTGTGCAATGGGGTTTCGCGTCGCCGACGCCGCCGAAGCCTATGCGAAGGCGCTCGCGAAAGGCGCGAGGCCGGCGCCGACCCGCATAGGCCCGATGGAGCTCAACATACCGGCGATCGAAGGCGTCGGCGGAACGCAAATCTATCTCGTCGACCGCTACGGCGACAAAGGCTCGATCTGGGACGTCGACTTTCGCTGGACCGGCGAGACCGATCCGGCCCCGCCCGGGGTTGGCCTCGTCAACATCGACCACCTCACCCACAATGTGCATCGCGGCCATATGGATCATTTGGCCGACTGGTATCAGTGGATCTTCAATTTCCGCCAGATCCGCTATTTCGACATCGAAGGCAAATATACCGGCCTGCATTCGCGCGCGATGGTCAGCCCCTGCGGAAAGATACGCATTCCGATCAACGAGAGCGCGGACGAAAAAAGCCAGATCGAAGAGTTCCTGCAGACCTATAAGGGCGAAGGAATCCAGCATATCGCCTGCGCCTGCGTCGACATATATGAGACGGTTTCGCGCCTGCGCGGCGCCGGGTTCGAGTTCATGCCGAGTCCGCCCGTTTCCTACTATGAGAGAATCGACCAGCGCTTGCCGGGCCACGGCGAGGCGGTCGACAGATTGCGCGAACTCGGCATATTGATCGACGGCGGCGGAGCCTCCGGCGCCCAGCCGAGTCATCTGCTGCTGCAGATATTCTCCAAGGCGATGCTGGGACCGATCTTCTTCGAGTTCATCCAGCGCAAAGGCGACGAAGGCTTCGGCGAGGGCAATTTCCGCGCCCTGTTCGAATCGATCGAAGAGGATCAGCTCAACCGCGGCGTGCTTCAGCAGGCTTCGGAATGA
- the hmgA gene encoding homogentisate 1,2-dioxygenase — protein MTRPEPVLRYMPGFGNECETEALPGALPQGQNSPQNCPYGLYAEQVSGTSFTAPRRQNKRSWLYRIRPSVLHARRFQRAEAPLWRSGGSDSDSVASAGQFRWGAIPFPEQKLNFIEGVRTIATAGEVDSRRGLSVHALLVTRSMTDQYFYDADGELLVVPQQGGLDFFTEFGRIVVEPGEICVLPRGVKFKALLRDGPMRGFICENYGAPFSLPNLGPIGANCLASPLDFKTPVAVFEDIEKPCCMFVKWGGDFFACDIARSPLDVVAWRGNYAPYKYDLRRFCPIGAALFDHPDPSIFTVLTSPSEIEGTANVDFAIFSDRWLVAEHTFRPPWYHVNAMSEFMGLIYGRYDAKPQGFGPGGMSLHNAMIPHGPDAAAFEIASRTELKPERLSDTLAFMFESRFPQRLTKYAAELDTLEKDYSDCWSELPKRFTGAA, from the coding sequence ATGACGCGCCCTGAGCCCGTTCTGCGCTATATGCCCGGCTTCGGCAATGAATGCGAGACCGAAGCTCTCCCGGGCGCGCTTCCACAAGGACAGAACTCGCCGCAGAACTGCCCCTACGGCCTTTATGCTGAACAAGTCAGCGGCACGAGCTTCACCGCGCCGCGCCGCCAGAACAAAAGATCATGGCTGTATCGCATCCGCCCGTCGGTTCTGCATGCGAGGCGATTCCAGCGGGCGGAGGCGCCGCTGTGGCGCTCGGGCGGGAGCGACAGCGACAGCGTTGCGAGCGCGGGCCAGTTTCGCTGGGGAGCGATCCCCTTTCCGGAGCAAAAGCTCAATTTTATAGAGGGCGTGAGAACGATCGCGACCGCCGGAGAGGTCGATTCGCGACGCGGCCTGTCCGTCCATGCGCTTCTCGTCACCCGGTCGATGACCGATCAGTATTTTTACGATGCGGACGGCGAGCTTCTGGTCGTCCCGCAGCAGGGCGGACTGGATTTCTTCACCGAGTTCGGCAGGATCGTGGTCGAACCCGGCGAGATCTGCGTGTTGCCGCGCGGCGTGAAATTCAAGGCGTTGCTCAGGGACGGCCCCATGCGCGGCTTTATCTGCGAGAATTACGGCGCGCCGTTCTCGTTGCCGAACCTCGGGCCGATCGGAGCGAATTGTCTCGCCAGCCCGCTCGATTTCAAAACGCCCGTCGCCGTCTTCGAGGACATCGAGAAACCTTGCTGCATGTTCGTCAAATGGGGCGGAGATTTTTTTGCCTGCGACATTGCGCGCTCTCCGCTCGACGTCGTGGCGTGGCGCGGCAATTACGCTCCATATAAATACGACCTGCGCCGCTTCTGCCCGATCGGCGCGGCGTTGTTCGACCATCCCGACCCTTCGATCTTCACCGTTTTGACTTCCCCTTCGGAAATCGAAGGAACCGCCAACGTGGATTTTGCGATCTTTTCGGATCGCTGGCTGGTCGCGGAACACACCTTCCGGCCGCCATGGTACCACGTGAATGCGATGAGCGAATTCATGGGGCTGATTTATGGCCGCTATGACGCCAAGCCACAGGGGTTCGGCCCGGGCGGCATGTCGCTCCACAACGCCATGATTCCCCATGGCCCCGACGCCGCGGCGTTCGAGATCGCCTCCCGAACCGAGTTGAAGCCCGAGAGGCTGAGCGACACTCTGGCTTTCATGTTCGAAAGCCGGTTTCCGCAGCGGCTGACGAAATATGCGGCCGAACTCGACACGCTGGAGAAGGATTATTCCGATTGCTGGTCAGAGCTGCCGAAGCGCTTTACCGGCGCAGCGTGA
- a CDS encoding fumarylacetoacetate hydrolase family protein, which produces MKLASLKEGRDGRLVVVSKDLSRAVDAAEIAATMQAALDRWEDAAPRLERLAEALENGAVESFAFRPEDCAAPLPRAYQWLDGSAYVNHVELVRKARGATMPESFWSDPLMYQGGSDSFLGPCDPILLADESWGLDLEAEVAVVTDDVAQGVDPRDAGDRIRLAMLVNDVTLRALVQNELAKGFGFMQSKPSSSFSPVAVTLGELGERWKETKLHLPLLSYVNGELLGRPDAGVDMAFDFARLIAHAARTRSLSAGTIIGSGTVSNRAPDCSPGRPVSEGGIGYSCLAERNAVEKLLHGAVRSGFLKFGDRIRVEMRDDDGRSIFGAIEQTVAPAPETCHENQPACVQRARK; this is translated from the coding sequence ATGAAGCTGGCGTCGCTCAAGGAAGGACGTGACGGGCGACTCGTCGTCGTCTCGAAGGATCTCTCGCGCGCGGTGGACGCTGCGGAAATCGCCGCCACGATGCAGGCGGCGCTCGATCGCTGGGAAGACGCCGCTCCCCGGCTCGAACGACTCGCCGAAGCGCTGGAAAACGGAGCGGTCGAGAGTTTCGCTTTCAGGCCCGAAGATTGCGCCGCGCCTTTGCCGCGGGCCTATCAATGGCTCGACGGCTCGGCCTATGTGAATCATGTCGAACTTGTGCGAAAGGCCCGCGGCGCCACGATGCCCGAGTCGTTCTGGAGCGATCCGCTGATGTATCAGGGCGGATCGGACAGCTTTCTGGGTCCGTGCGATCCCATTCTTCTCGCCGACGAGAGTTGGGGTCTCGATCTCGAAGCCGAGGTCGCCGTCGTGACGGACGACGTTGCGCAGGGCGTCGATCCCAGGGACGCGGGAGACCGCATCAGGCTGGCGATGCTGGTGAACGACGTCACTTTGCGCGCGCTGGTTCAGAACGAGCTCGCGAAGGGCTTCGGCTTCATGCAATCCAAGCCCTCTTCCTCTTTCTCGCCGGTCGCGGTCACGCTCGGCGAGCTCGGCGAGCGATGGAAAGAGACGAAGCTGCATCTTCCGCTATTGTCTTATGTGAACGGCGAATTGCTCGGGCGCCCCGATGCGGGCGTCGATATGGCGTTCGATTTCGCGCGGCTGATCGCACATGCGGCGCGCACGCGGTCGCTTTCGGCGGGAACGATAATCGGTTCGGGCACGGTTTCGAACCGCGCTCCGGACTGCTCGCCCGGTAGGCCGGTTTCCGAGGGAGGGATCGGCTATTCCTGTCTCGCCGAGCGGAATGCGGTGGAGAAGCTTCTCCATGGCGCAGTCCGCAGCGGGTTTTTAAAGTTTGGAGACAGGATTCGCGTAGAGATGCGCGACGACGACGGCCGCTCCATCTTCGGCGCGATAGAACAGACCGTCGCGCCAGCTCCCGAAACCTGCCATGAAAATCAGCCCGCATGCGTGCAACGCGCCCGGAAATAA